Proteins from a genomic interval of Bombus affinis isolate iyBomAffi1 chromosome 14, iyBomAffi1.2, whole genome shotgun sequence:
- the LOC126923842 gene encoding ATP synthase subunit C lysine N-methyltransferase: MSEVNEINDIINNINPSQKIPQKASKLGLYLIGITGGIATAISVICIPFVSPAFRKICLPYVPATSQQIRNVLQALEGRTGSLIDLGSGDGRIVFATAKAGFKAHGIELNPWLVWYSRLKALITSSSLQTKFIKQNLWNHNLKKYDNIVLFGVDQMMKDVEIKFIKELQEDAVIIACRFPLPTISEIKTIGEGVDTVWIYKISKSLK, encoded by the exons atgt CAGAGGTTAATGAAATAAATgacataattaataatatcaatCCATCACAAAAAATACCACAAAAGGCATCAAAACTTGGCTTGTATCTTATTGGAATAACAG GAGGCATTGCGACAGCTATTAGTGTGATATGTATTCCATTTGTGAGTCCTGCCTTTCGCAAAATATGTTTGCCTTATGTACCAGCTACATCTCAACAAATAAGAAATGTATTGCAAGCTTTAGAAGGACGTACTGGTTCTTTGATTGATCTTGGAAGTGGTGATGGGCGTATA gtCTTTGCAACAGCAAAAGCAGGATTTAAAGCCCATGGAATTGAATTAAATCCTTGGTTAGTATGGTATTCTAGACTAAAAGCTTTAATCACAAGTTCATCTTTGCAgacaaaatttataaaacagaattTATGGAATCATAACTTAAAAAAGTATGATAATATTGTGTTATTTGGTGTCGATCAAAtg atgaAAGATGTTGAAATAAAGTTTATTAAAGAGCTACAAGAAGATGCTGTTATAATTGCTTGTAGGTTTCCACTTCCTACTATAAGTGAAATAAAAACAATTGGTGAAGGTGTTGATACGGTTTGGATATACAAGATTTCAAAAAGTTTAAAATAG